DNA from Puniceicoccus vermicola:
TCGACCCTGGTGTAAAGAGAGATCCGGACTACGGCGTGTACCAACGCGGTCGCGAGCACGGAGCCTTCTGCCTCAACCCTCAGGGCCTTGAATACATCGGGCTCGTTTGGCCGGGTCAGACTGCCTTCCCCGATTTCTCCATCCCGGAAGGTTGTGACTGGTGGGCCAATGAAGTGGCCAACTTTGTCGCGAAAGGAGTCCACGGGGCCTGGCTCGACATGAACGACCCGGCCACGGGAGCGGTCGAGAACGCGCACATGCTTTTCAACAAGGGGACAAAATCCCACAGCAGCTTCCACAACCAATACGCCTTGGGGATGGCCCGGGCCAGCCGCGAAGGGTTTCTCAAAGCCTTTCCCGACCAACGCCCCTTCCTCCTTTCCCGCTCCGGCTTCACCGGATCCGGACGCTACACGGCAATCTGGACCGGAGACAATTTCAGCAATTACCACCACCTGAAATCCAGCATCCCGACGACGCTAAACCTGGCTCTCTCCGGAATCCCCTTCAACGGTCCCGACGCCGCTGGCTTCGGAGGAGACACTTGGCCGGAACTGATCCGCGACTGGTTCAAAGCCGGATTCCTCTTCCCGATCTTCCGCAATCACTGCATGAAGGGGAACCGATCGCAAGAGCCATGGGCCTTCGACGAGGAGACCTTGGAAGTAACCCGGCGCTACATCCGCCTCCGGTATCGGCTCCGCCCCTACCTGTATCAACTCTTCGCCGCCCAGGAAGAATTGGGTGAAGCCATCCTCCGCCCGCTTTTCTACAATTTCGCCAGCACCCCCGAACTGCCCTTGGAGAAAGTGCAGGACCAATTCCTCGTCGGCGACTCAATCCTCCAAGCCCCCTTCGTTGAAGAAGGCCAAACGGAACGCGATGTGATTCTTCCCGGAGAACGATTCTGGTTCGACTGCACCGCTGGCGAGTGGATCTCCGGCAATCAAAAGCAAACCGTTCAGGCGACTCTGGAGGACACGCCGATCTACGTTCACGACAGATGCATCCTCCCCTTGGCCCGGATCGGGCTTGCGGAATCCGGTTTCTACGCCGAGAAAGCCGACTTCCAGATATTCCTCTCCGAAGATGGCGAAGCCGAGACCCGCTACGTTTTCGACGATGGCCACAGCTTCGCCTACCAAAAGGGCAAACGCTCGATCGCACTGGTGAAAGCGACCCGCCAAGACTCCTCCCTGACCTTCACGGTCCATTATCCGAAGACCGGATACGGAGAAGGCGACTTCACCTTCACCACTGAGTCCTCCATCGAATCGGTCACCCTCAACGGAAAAGAGCTGAATCCCGCCGATCCGCAAGGCGTTCCCTTGACCGCGGGTTCTTGGAAGACCTGGGCATAGGGGCCATCCACCGTTTTCGCATGGTTTGATTCCTCCTGCGGGTGCCATTTCGTCCTCGCGTGCTTTGGACATGCGATTCACGGCGAAAAACGAGCCGTCGAACGAGGCTGCAACCTCGCCGAATCGGCACCACCCCGCATTGCTCATGATCGGAAGCCGATTCGACCGAGCGACTAAAGTCGGTCGGGAACGGGATTGCCTGCTCAGAGCAAACCCGACATCGAGTCTAGCCCAACCAAAGTAGCGAGAACTTCCAGCTCTCGTCCGTTTGCACAGCAACATTTGACAAAATCAATCAGGTCCAGAATCTAGGCAAATGCTTGCGTACTTCAGCCATGGAAAGCGCCGTTACTTTGAAGAACCGACGCATTCAATGAAGCGCCGTTTCTGGGAGTTTCAGGCGGTGGTCCACGGGCGCATCGCCTGGGTGCCGGCATCCGGACCAGCTACGGAAACCAAGGCTCGAACTCTCTGGGTCTCTCCCCCTGGATCCTCCCACGGTTGGACGGGAATTCCCGGCGAAGAAGCGGTGATCGTCGTTTTCCACTTCCGGCTGATTCCCGAAACTCTCCGCTTGCGACTCGGAAAGTCTCCCTGCACGGCGATTCATTTGTCCGCCGCAGAATGCGTCCAGATGGAAGAACTGGCCAGGGGAGTAGACCGCTACTGGAGGAAACCGGCTCCGGGCATGCTTCTCTGCTACGAACACGCCCTGCTCCAGATCAGTCACTTGGCCTACGAGTCCCTGACGATCCAGCATCCCGAGGAACCGGAGAACCGCATCCGGGATCAGGTCCAGAGCGCGCTCTCCCTCTACAACGAAAACATGCAGACCAACCCCGGTCTCCCCGAAATCGCTCGCGCCTGCCACAGCTCACCCGCCAACCTGCGCCGCTTGTTTCACAAAACCCTACAAGCTTCGCCGAAGGAGGTCTTCGACCAACTCCGCTACCAACGGGCCATGCAGCTTCTAACCGAGACGACGCTTCCCCTCGCCCACATTGCCGAGCAATGCGGATTTCAGGATCAGAGCGCTTTCTCCCGCGCCTTCAAGAACCATTTCCAGTGCACCCCCCGCGACCTGCGGGCCGGACGCGAGTTGCCATTGCAGAAAGAATAGCACTTGCCATCGCCCCGCGAGACCGACGCACTAAACGCTATGTCTATTCGAGCCATTGTCACGCACCCGGGTGGTGCTCACAAAGATGAGTTCCTCGCCTGCGCCGCGCTCCTCGCTGAGAATCCGGTCCCCATTTCCCGCAGGGATCCAACTCCAGAGAATCTCGCCGATCCTACGATCGCCGTCGTCGACATCGGGCACCAACATGACCCTGAGCTCTGCAATTTCGATCACCACCAGTTTCCACGAGATCACGTCCCGACGTGCGCCCTTTCTCTCGTCCTCCAAAAACTGGACCTCTACGAGGATGCCCAGAAATTCTGCGACTGGCTCGAAGTCGTTGAATGGTTCGATTGTCGCGGCCTCAAGGATACCGCCGAGTGGCTCGGCACAGACCGGGACACCCTCGCCAAGCTAAACTCCCCAGTTGATTCCGGAATCCTTCGTCGCTTCGCCAGTTGCACCGAACACCAACCCGGAGAGCCCATCTGGGAATTGATGCGCATGATCGGCCAGGACATGATCGAATACATCTCCGGCCTTCGCACCCGCTTGACCTTCGTCGATCAGCACGCGGAATTTTGGACCATCGAAGGGAGCGAGGAATCCTTCAAGGCCCTCTTCATGCCCCGCACCGATCCTCTGCCGGATGATCCAGCCGTCGGGCTTTTCCGCTACGTCCAGCAGCAAGGTCTCGAAAACGAGGTCCTGGCCATGATCTATCCGGATAGCCGTGGCACTGGTTACGGTCTGCGCCGATTCAGTGACGACCCCCGACTCGATTTCACTCAAATCGAAAGCGAGCCCGACGTGCACTTCGCGCATGCTCGTGGATTCATCGCCAAGAGTTCAGCCGATTCTGTAGAACGCCTAAAGGAGCTTGTCTCCGCAGCCTGGATCTCCTGATCCGAAACGAAAGGCGCGGGACCAAGCCTCGCCGATCGGGAATAGGAGCGATCGGTGGGAATAGGTCCCCGTCTCCGCAGGATGTGTGAACTTTTCGCGCAAATACGGAAATTAGGTTGAAGACCATGCCCTGATTCTCTCCCCTATAGCTTTGGGCCTGGGGCAGGAAGCAATTGCGACTCGGGTCGGAGTTTTATTTCCTTAGAAGCAGCAACATGAAGAATCTGGGCAACACATCCAAGACCCTCTCTCCCATCGGCCTCTACGATCTGCCCTCCGGGCCGGCGCTGATGGACCAGCCGTTATTGAACAAAGGCACCTCGTTCACCAAAGCCGAGCAGGATGCCCTCGGACTCCGCGGGCTCCTTCCCCCGCGCATCTTTTCCATGGAGGAACAGCTGGAGCGTTCCTTGGCCCAGTTCCGGGGCAAAACAAGCCCACTGGAAAAATATATCTTCCTCGTTTCACTGCAGCACCGCAACGAGACTCTCTTCTACCGTCTGCTCCTCGACCATCTCGAGGAAATGATGCCAATCATTTACACGCCGACGGTCGGAGAAGCCTGCCTCGAATACAGCGGGATTTTCCGAAGCCCCCGCGGTCTTTGGATCACCATCGAAGACAAAGGGAAAATCGAATCCGTCCTCCGCAACTGGCCCCGGCGCGGTGTGCGACTGATCGTGGTGACCGACGGCGAACGCATCCTCGGTCTCGGGGATCTCGGCGCACTCGGCATGGGTATCCCGATTGGAAAACTTGCCCTCTACACCACCTGCGCTGGAGTCCACCCGTATTATTGCCTCCCCATCACCATCGATGTCGGCACCAACAGTGAGCGTCTTCGGGGGGATCCGATGTATATCGGGATGAATCACGAGAGAACCCGGGGGGATGTCTACAACGACTTTATGGAAGAGTTCGTAAATGCCGTCCGAAAGGTCTTCCCCGGATGTCTTCTTCAGTTTGAAGATTTCGGCAACGCAAACGCCTTCCACCTCCTCGAAAAAAATCGTGACCGTATTTGCTGCTTCAATGACGATATCCAGGGAACGGCCGCTGTTGCTCTTGCCGGAATCATTGCCTCGGCCCGCCTGACTGGCGCCCCGATCGAGAAAGAAAAGCTTCTCTTCCTCGGAGCCGGCGAAGCCGGAACTGGCATCGCGGAACTGTTTGTCAGCGCGCTGGAAAGCCACGGCATCGATCGGGAAGCCGCCCGGCGCCAATGCTGGTTTGTCGATTCCAAGGGCCTCCTCGTCCGCGATCGCGGCGACAAGCTCCCCGACCACAAGAAACCCTTTGCCCACGAGGGAGAACATCTTCCCGACCTGTTGAGCGCGGTCAAACACCTCAAACCAACGACCCTCATCGGCGTCGCGGGAGTGGGAGGCGCCTTCAATCAAGATGTCGTCGAAGCCATGTGCGCGTCAAACGAACGACCCGTGATCTTCGCCCTCTCCAATCCGACCAGCAGCGCGGAGTGCACCGCGGAAGAAGCCTACAAATGGAGCCGAGGAAAAGCTGTCTTTGCCAGCGGAAGCCCCTTCAGTCCGGTGACCTATGACGGGCAGACCTTCGAACCCGGCCAAGGGAACAACGTTTATATCTTCCCTGGCGTCGGTCTCGGAGCTTTGGCCTGCGGTTCCACACGGGTGACCCATTCGATGTTCCTCGCCGCGGCCGAGGCCCTCGCTGAAGCCGTTCAGGACAGCGACCTCGCCTGTGGACGAGTCTATCCCAACCTCAAAGGAATCCGCCGCGTTTCCCTCGACATCGCCATCGCCGTTGCCGAAGAGGCTTGGGATCTCGGTCTCGCACAAGTGCCAAAGCCCGAGGACGTGGAGACCTTTATTCAGGAGCAAATGTTCGAGCCCGAGTATCGAGACTACTTTTGCGAGGAATAAGGCCTCGGGCAGCCGGACCACAAGCACTCCGGCTCTCACGCCTTGTTTGACGAGGAGGAACCGGCCGAATCCGGAGATGAGTGAAAGGACCTGGACATTATTGAGACTTTGTCTCAAATTAAACCCATGGACTCTTCTCCTCTACCCAAGGCAAAAAACTGCGGCCTCGCCAGAACGCTCCTCGCAGTCCGCACCTTGCGAGCTTCCTTCCTCGGGAGCCTTCTGGTCGGCCTAACTCTCGGGGCCGTCACATCCAAGGCCCTCTCCGAAACGGAAGCAGATTCACCTCAATCCTCTGCGGAAAAGCTCTTTCCAGAACCCAGTCCCCTGAGTTTCTGGATCGACCTCTATCGCGCTGAACCCGTTCGCTTCTTGGAGGTCATGAACGATCTCTCGACTGTCGATATCATCTACACCGGAGAGATTCACACCCTGGACCGCCACCACTACTGGCAAACACGGATCCTCTCCGGATTGATCGAAAAGAAGAAGGGCCAAGCTGTCCTCGCATTGGAACCCATCGAGCAGTTTCAGCAGCCTCTCGTCGATCGTTTCAACGACGGAGAATTCGACTTCAACGAACTCGCAGAGGCCATGAATTGGTCCAATCGATGGAGTAATTTTGAGGACTATCGCGCTCTACTCGAACTGGCCCAGAAAAACGATGTGCCCGTGCTCGCCTTGAACGCCCGTGCCGAGACCATCCGCAAGATCGGTCGCCAAGGTCTCGAATCACTCTCCCAAGAGGAGCGCAACGAACTTCCCGAGACCCTCAACTTTGACGATCCACAATACCGCCAGCTGCTCAACATGCTGCTCATGGTTCACGCCAGCATGGATGAAAGCGTCCTCGACCGCATTTTCGAAGCGCAAGTGGCCCGGGATGAAAAAATGGCGTCCACGCTCGCAGCCTTCCTCAGCCAACCGGGAAACCAGAACAGGACGGCTTTGGTCATCGCTGGTTCGGGCCATATCCAATATGGGCTCGGGACAGTTTCTCGAGTTCGCTCCCGTCTGCCAGAAAAGAAGGATCGAATCGTTCTCATGACTGAAAGCGGAGAACTCGTGCTCTCCGAGGAGGAGGCTGCCATGTCCCGAGACATCTCCATCACCCACGAAGATCTCCGCTTCCTCCAGCAACCCAAAGCCGATTACCTTCAAGTCACTGAACTGCAAGAGTGAGATCCAGCCTCTCGGGTATCACCGCCTTTCCCGAAACTGACCGGGAGAAGAGCCAAAGCGCTGCTTGAAGGCGCGCGAGAAGGCGGAGAAACTTTCATAGCCGCATTCAAGCGCGATCTCTCCGATCTTTAGGGTGCTGGCCTGCAAAAGGTGCCGGGCGTGATTCGTGCGAATCCGTTGCAAAAGTTCTCGGGGAGTGATTCGCAGATGACGGCGTAGATAGCGCTCCAGAGAGGAGCGGGACAACCCCGCGCGAAGCGTCAGGTCTTCGACTGAAATTCCATTCTTCAATTCTCGATGAGCGAAAGTTACGAGATCCGCTAAATCTGCATAATCAGCAGGAAGATCGACCGAATGGTCAACCGGTCGACTCATTCCATAAGTCCCAATGACTTCACCTTCGGCCGACAGAATCGGATACTTGCTGGTCATGTTCCAACCGACAACTCCGGTAGATGCCATGACCAACTCAGGCTTGTTGACGATCGGAGGCCCCCCACGGATCAGCGAAGCATCGTCTTCCATGTAAACCATGGCCAGCTCGTTGAAATAAAGATCACTGTCCAAAGTGCCCAAGACCTCTTCCCGGGACAAACGCGCCGACTCCGCCAAAGCCAAATTGCACCAGACAAACCGCCCTTGCACATCCTTCACCCAAAACATCAGATCCTCCATGAGATCCCAAAGCGGACGATCCGCGAAAGCGGCCAAGTCGACGGATGGATTCTTGAACGGTTTGGACATCACTCTTTGAACTGACGAATTCTGCACAATTTTGGAAGAGTCTGGGCATTGTCAAACCCAGAGCACTCTGGTAACGTACCTTCATGAGCCGAGCAGTTACCCTCTTCACCGGTCAATGGGCCGACCTTCCTCAGGATGAACTATTTCCACTCGTCAAAGAGATGGGATACGATGGCGTCGAACTCGCCTGCTGGGGCGACCACTTCGACGTCGATCAGGCGCTTGAGGATGAGTCCTACATCCCCAATCTGTGGAAAAAGCTTCAAGAGCACGGGCTGACCTGTCACGCCATTTCCAATCACCTCGTCGGGCAGGCGATCTGTGATCCCATCGACGACCGTCATAAAGCGATTCTCTCCGACAAGATCTGGGGAGACGGCGATCCTGAAGGCGTCCGCCAACGGGCTGCGGAAGCGATGAAAGACACCGCTCGGGCCGCTCGCAAATTCTTCGATGCACGACCGGACGAGACGGTGATTCACCCGGTCGTGAACGGCTTCACCGGATCCTCGATCTGGGCCGCTCTCTACGCCTTCCCCCCGACTTCGCAGGAATATCTCAACAAGGGCTACGAGGACTTTGCCAAACGCTGGCTTCCCATCCTCAATGTCTTCGAAGAAGTCGATGTCAACTTCGCCCTTGAGGTCCACCCGACTGAAATTGCCTTCGACACCGCTTCTTCCGAACGGGCCCTTGCCGCGGTCAATCAGCACAAACGTTTCGGGTTCAACTACGACCCCAGTCACCTCGCCTATCAGGGAGTCGACTACGTTCAGTTTATCCGCAAATTCTCCGACCGCATCTACCACGCCCACATGAAAGACGTCTGGTGGGGTCATGGCGACGGCTCTGTCGGAGTTTTTGGAGGACATACCGAATTCACCGATCCGCGACGCTACTGGGACTTCCGCTCGCTGGGTCATGGAGACGTCCAGTTCGAAGACATCATCGTGGCACTGAACGATATCCAATACGCTGGCCCCCTTTCCGTGGAATGGGAAGACGGCCGTATGGACCGCGTTCACGGCGGCACCGAAGCCGCTGCTTTTGTCCGAAAGATCGACTTTGAGCCCAACAAGCTGGCGTTCGACGCTGCTTTTGATAAGAGCAACCAGTAACTCTGCCAACAACTGGACAGCAAGAAACGCCCTCCCCAGCCAACTTCCAAACCTCCCAACCTCTAAACCTCTGAACTTCCAAACCTCTTAACTTCTTCCTAGAATCCAATGACACAACCACGCAAAATTCGCATGGGTATGGTTGGCGGTGGCCATGGTGCCTTTATCGGTGCCGTTCACCGCATCGCCGCAAATATTGACGGCCAAGTTGAACTCGTCTGTGGGGCCTTCTCCTCCGACTCCGACCGCTCCAAGGCCTCCGGCAAAGACTTATTCCTCCCAGAGGACCGCTGCTACAGCGACTACGCAACCATGATGACCGCAGAAAAGTCGCTCCCGGAAGGAGAGCGTATGGACTTCGTCGCCATCGTCACCCCCAACCACGTCCATTTCCCCGTGGCCAAAGCCGCTCTGGAAGCTGGCTTCCACGTTCTCTCCGACAAACCGGCAACTCTGAATTTGGCAGAGGCACAAGAGCTCGCGGCTCTGGTTGAGAAGACAGGTCTAAAATATGGTCTGACCCATAACTACACCGGATACCCGATGGTCAAACAGGCCAGAGCTTTGGTCCGCAACGGAGAGCTCGGAACCATCCGCAAAGTGGTCGTCGAGTATCCACAAGGTTGGCTCGCCACTCCCGTCGAGAAAGAGAACAACAAGCAAGCCTCTTGGCGAACTGATCCCGAGAAGTCTGGCGCCGCTGGATGCATCGGCGACATTGGCACCCACGCAGAGAACCTTGCCGAATATATTTCAGGACTGCAGATTGAGGAACTCGCAGCCGACCTCACCCGATTCGTCGACGGTCGCATGCTCGACGATGACGGCTCGGTTCTCCTCCGGTTTGCAGGTGGCGCCAAAGGCATCCTCTACGCCTCACAAGTATCGGTAGGTGAAGAGAATTCCCTCACCATTCGCGTCTACGGTGAAAAAGGAGGACTTGAGTGGCACCAAATGGAGCCGAACACCCTCCTAGTACACCGCTTGGGCGAGCCCACGCAAATCCAGCGCACCGGGAACGACTACTTGGATTCGTCATCTACTGATCACGCACGAATCCCGCCGGGCCACCCCGAGGGATACCTCGAAGCCTTCGCCAACCTCTATCGTAATTTTGCGGCCGATATCGCTTCCGATCTCCTCGGCACCGAGGCTCCGCCTTATGCGAGCGATTATCCCACCGTCTCCGATGGGGTCCGCGGCATGGCCTTCATTCAAGCAGTTGTCGAAAGCTCCTCCAACAACGCGGCTTGGACGAAACTTCCTCTGTAATCCCATGACAACATCCCTCAAACCAGTCGGACTCGGCATCATCGGGTGCGGAAAAATTTCACAAGCCTACTTCGACGGCGCCAAAACCTTTGAGATCCTCAAAGTCGTCGGCTGCGCAGACCTTAATCCCGCCGTTTCTCAAGCTCAGGCGAAAGCTAATGGCTGCGAGGCGATGAGCGTAGACGAACTTCTTGCCCATCCCGAAATCGAGCTCGTCATCAACCTGACGATCCCCGCAGCTCACGCAGAAGTCTCGCGAAAGATCCTCGAAGCCGGCAAACACAGTTATTGCGAAAAGCCAATCACCGTCGATCTGGAAGACGCACAAGAGCTGCTGGCCTTGGCTAAGGAAAAAGACCTTCTCGTCGGCTCCGCGCCCGACACCTTCCTCGGAGGAGGCATCCAGACCTGTCGCCAAATTATCGATTCCGGCGCCCTCGGTCGTATCGTTAGCGGAACCGCCTTCATGATGGGCCGTGGCCCTGAGTCCTGGCATCCCAACCCCGGATTCTACTATTTGAAGGGAGGAGGCCCTGTTCTGGACATGGCGCCCTACTACCTGACGGCTCTCATTAACCTGATCGGCCCCGTGGCCAGTGTTCAGGCTCATACCTCAAAGGCCTTCGAGACTCGCATTGCCACCTGTAAAGAACACAATGGCGAAGAACTTCCAGTCGAAGTTTCAACCCACTGCTCAGCCATCCTTGAGTTTGTTTCCGGCGCGGTCATCACCGCCGTTTTCTCCTTCGATGTACCCAAGCACGGTCATTCTCCAATCGAACTCTATGGGACGAAAGGTTCCCTTAAGGTCCCAGATCCAAACA
Protein-coding regions in this window:
- a CDS encoding TIM-barrel domain-containing protein produces the protein MHFHKYPFPYNFEFISKVDEGRSIETSQGPYELQLKAFEDDVFQIKVTGAGWETQESQSDLQLPTAVEGLESETARITLTRHGQLSLETVGGQNLLSSGAGRFFGQCGEASMFEFLREDSDCYYGMGEKWSSLEHTGKKVKFWNTDVWADFHPNSFVDGNPPVDPAYLSIPYLIVKRGSQYIGLLLDNPFSSFISTKSTESVAGQMEVKGESERFYLGSEEGQPNLILILGPSLPELTRKVQKLMGTTPLPPAWSLGYQQCRWGYESEADLMELDRKFSEHEIPVDGLWLDIEYMRGYRVFTTEPDNFSNFAETLKTLDRRGRKVVPIIDPGVKRDPDYGVYQRGREHGAFCLNPQGLEYIGLVWPGQTAFPDFSIPEGCDWWANEVANFVAKGVHGAWLDMNDPATGAVENAHMLFNKGTKSHSSFHNQYALGMARASREGFLKAFPDQRPFLLSRSGFTGSGRYTAIWTGDNFSNYHHLKSSIPTTLNLALSGIPFNGPDAAGFGGDTWPELIRDWFKAGFLFPIFRNHCMKGNRSQEPWAFDEETLEVTRRYIRLRYRLRPYLYQLFAAQEELGEAILRPLFYNFASTPELPLEKVQDQFLVGDSILQAPFVEEGQTERDVILPGERFWFDCTAGEWISGNQKQTVQATLEDTPIYVHDRCILPLARIGLAESGFYAEKADFQIFLSEDGEAETRYVFDDGHSFAYQKGKRSIALVKATRQDSSLTFTVHYPKTGYGEGDFTFTTESSIESVTLNGKELNPADPQGVPLTAGSWKTWA
- a CDS encoding helix-turn-helix transcriptional regulator; protein product: MKRRFWEFQAVVHGRIAWVPASGPATETKARTLWVSPPGSSHGWTGIPGEEAVIVVFHFRLIPETLRLRLGKSPCTAIHLSAAECVQMEELARGVDRYWRKPAPGMLLCYEHALLQISHLAYESLTIQHPEEPENRIRDQVQSALSLYNENMQTNPGLPEIARACHSSPANLRRLFHKTLQASPKEVFDQLRYQRAMQLLTETTLPLAHIAEQCGFQDQSAFSRAFKNHFQCTPRDLRAGRELPLQKE
- a CDS encoding MYG1 family protein, giving the protein MSIRAIVTHPGGAHKDEFLACAALLAENPVPISRRDPTPENLADPTIAVVDIGHQHDPELCNFDHHQFPRDHVPTCALSLVLQKLDLYEDAQKFCDWLEVVEWFDCRGLKDTAEWLGTDRDTLAKLNSPVDSGILRRFASCTEHQPGEPIWELMRMIGQDMIEYISGLRTRLTFVDQHAEFWTIEGSEESFKALFMPRTDPLPDDPAVGLFRYVQQQGLENEVLAMIYPDSRGTGYGLRRFSDDPRLDFTQIESEPDVHFAHARGFIAKSSADSVERLKELVSAAWIS
- a CDS encoding NAD-dependent malic enzyme; its protein translation is MKNLGNTSKTLSPIGLYDLPSGPALMDQPLLNKGTSFTKAEQDALGLRGLLPPRIFSMEEQLERSLAQFRGKTSPLEKYIFLVSLQHRNETLFYRLLLDHLEEMMPIIYTPTVGEACLEYSGIFRSPRGLWITIEDKGKIESVLRNWPRRGVRLIVVTDGERILGLGDLGALGMGIPIGKLALYTTCAGVHPYYCLPITIDVGTNSERLRGDPMYIGMNHERTRGDVYNDFMEEFVNAVRKVFPGCLLQFEDFGNANAFHLLEKNRDRICCFNDDIQGTAAVALAGIIASARLTGAPIEKEKLLFLGAGEAGTGIAELFVSALESHGIDREAARRQCWFVDSKGLLVRDRGDKLPDHKKPFAHEGEHLPDLLSAVKHLKPTTLIGVAGVGGAFNQDVVEAMCASNERPVIFALSNPTSSAECTAEEAYKWSRGKAVFASGSPFSPVTYDGQTFEPGQGNNVYIFPGVGLGALACGSTRVTHSMFLAAAEALAEAVQDSDLACGRVYPNLKGIRRVSLDIAIAVAEEAWDLGLAQVPKPEDVETFIQEQMFEPEYRDYFCEE
- a CDS encoding ChaN family lipoprotein, encoding MDSSPLPKAKNCGLARTLLAVRTLRASFLGSLLVGLTLGAVTSKALSETEADSPQSSAEKLFPEPSPLSFWIDLYRAEPVRFLEVMNDLSTVDIIYTGEIHTLDRHHYWQTRILSGLIEKKKGQAVLALEPIEQFQQPLVDRFNDGEFDFNELAEAMNWSNRWSNFEDYRALLELAQKNDVPVLALNARAETIRKIGRQGLESLSQEERNELPETLNFDDPQYRQLLNMLLMVHASMDESVLDRIFEAQVARDEKMASTLAAFLSQPGNQNRTALVIAGSGHIQYGLGTVSRVRSRLPEKKDRIVLMTESGELVLSEEEAAMSRDISITHEDLRFLQQPKADYLQVTELQE
- a CDS encoding helix-turn-helix domain-containing protein, whose product is MSKPFKNPSVDLAAFADRPLWDLMEDLMFWVKDVQGRFVWCNLALAESARLSREEVLGTLDSDLYFNELAMVYMEDDASLIRGGPPIVNKPELVMASTGVVGWNMTSKYPILSAEGEVIGTYGMSRPVDHSVDLPADYADLADLVTFAHRELKNGISVEDLTLRAGLSRSSLERYLRRHLRITPRELLQRIRTNHARHLLQASTLKIGEIALECGYESFSAFSRAFKQRFGSSPGQFRERR
- a CDS encoding sugar phosphate isomerase/epimerase family protein, with the translated sequence MSRAVTLFTGQWADLPQDELFPLVKEMGYDGVELACWGDHFDVDQALEDESYIPNLWKKLQEHGLTCHAISNHLVGQAICDPIDDRHKAILSDKIWGDGDPEGVRQRAAEAMKDTARAARKFFDARPDETVIHPVVNGFTGSSIWAALYAFPPTSQEYLNKGYEDFAKRWLPILNVFEEVDVNFALEVHPTEIAFDTASSERALAAVNQHKRFGFNYDPSHLAYQGVDYVQFIRKFSDRIYHAHMKDVWWGHGDGSVGVFGGHTEFTDPRRYWDFRSLGHGDVQFEDIIVALNDIQYAGPLSVEWEDGRMDRVHGGTEAAAFVRKIDFEPNKLAFDAAFDKSNQ
- a CDS encoding Gfo/Idh/MocA family protein, with amino-acid sequence MTQPRKIRMGMVGGGHGAFIGAVHRIAANIDGQVELVCGAFSSDSDRSKASGKDLFLPEDRCYSDYATMMTAEKSLPEGERMDFVAIVTPNHVHFPVAKAALEAGFHVLSDKPATLNLAEAQELAALVEKTGLKYGLTHNYTGYPMVKQARALVRNGELGTIRKVVVEYPQGWLATPVEKENNKQASWRTDPEKSGAAGCIGDIGTHAENLAEYISGLQIEELAADLTRFVDGRMLDDDGSVLLRFAGGAKGILYASQVSVGEENSLTIRVYGEKGGLEWHQMEPNTLLVHRLGEPTQIQRTGNDYLDSSSTDHARIPPGHPEGYLEAFANLYRNFAADIASDLLGTEAPPYASDYPTVSDGVRGMAFIQAVVESSSNNAAWTKLPL
- a CDS encoding Gfo/Idh/MocA family protein, coding for MTTSLKPVGLGIIGCGKISQAYFDGAKTFEILKVVGCADLNPAVSQAQAKANGCEAMSVDELLAHPEIELVINLTIPAAHAEVSRKILEAGKHSYCEKPITVDLEDAQELLALAKEKDLLVGSAPDTFLGGGIQTCRQIIDSGALGRIVSGTAFMMGRGPESWHPNPGFYYLKGGGPVLDMAPYYLTALINLIGPVASVQAHTSKAFETRIATCKEHNGEELPVEVSTHCSAILEFVSGAVITAVFSFDVPKHGHSPIELYGTKGSLKVPDPNTFGGPVQQYLLDYEEKEWKDVELTFGYDSNMRSIGAADMAYAIRTDRPYRANGDVATHVLEVMHAFEKSSDSQQAVTISSRPERPKALPEGLVEGLLDES